A single window of Streptomyces sp. NBC_00464 DNA harbors:
- a CDS encoding GNAT family N-acetyltransferase, giving the protein MDTAPPRDSGQLTFRDATEADVPALVELIQSAYRGDSSRAGWTTEADILQGQRTDPQGVRDVVEDPGSRLLVVERDGEPVACCQLEHRGVAAYFGMFAVRPSLQGAGLGKVIIAEAERTVGEGWGVREMHMTVISVRDELIAWYERRGYRRTGQLSPFPYGDERFGIPQRDDLAFELLVKDLPES; this is encoded by the coding sequence ATGGACACCGCCCCGCCCCGCGACTCGGGCCAGCTGACCTTCCGCGACGCGACCGAAGCAGACGTGCCCGCGCTCGTGGAGCTGATCCAGTCCGCGTACCGCGGTGACTCCAGCCGTGCGGGATGGACCACCGAGGCGGACATCCTGCAGGGGCAGCGCACCGACCCGCAGGGCGTACGCGACGTGGTGGAGGACCCCGGCAGCCGGCTGCTCGTGGTGGAGCGCGACGGCGAGCCGGTCGCCTGCTGCCAGCTCGAACACCGGGGCGTAGCCGCGTACTTCGGAATGTTCGCGGTCCGCCCCTCGCTCCAGGGCGCGGGGCTCGGCAAGGTGATCATCGCCGAGGCGGAGCGCACCGTCGGGGAGGGCTGGGGGGTGCGCGAGATGCACATGACCGTGATCTCGGTGCGTGACGAGCTGATCGCCTGGTACGAGCGCCGCGGTTATCGCCGTACGGGTCAGCTGAGCCCGTTCCCGTACGGCGACGAGCGCTTCGGTATCCCGCAGCGCGACGACCTCGCCTTCGAACTGCTGGTCAAGGACCTGCCCGAGAGCTGA
- a CDS encoding glycerophosphodiester phosphodiesterase yields MSFLTIGHRGVMGVEPENTLRSFIHAEQAGMDLIELDLHLSKDGALAVMHDAEVDRTTDGKGPIAEKTLAELRELDAGQGERVPVFEEVLDAVRSPLQAEIKDVAAARTLAEVMRRRDLVDRVEVISFHDEAIAEITQLVPGVRTALVASRWGNDVVDRAKAVRATRLVLNVRRITLELVERAHAEGLTVVGWVVNTQDHLRLARGLGLDGATTDFPEIRRAGRFTA; encoded by the coding sequence TTGTCTTTTCTCACCATCGGCCACCGCGGGGTGATGGGTGTCGAGCCGGAGAACACGCTGCGGTCGTTCATCCACGCCGAGCAGGCCGGGATGGACCTCATCGAGCTGGACCTTCATCTGAGCAAGGACGGCGCCCTGGCCGTCATGCACGACGCGGAGGTGGACCGGACGACCGACGGCAAGGGCCCGATCGCCGAGAAGACCCTGGCAGAGCTGCGCGAACTCGACGCCGGGCAGGGGGAGCGGGTACCGGTCTTCGAGGAGGTCCTCGACGCAGTGCGGTCCCCCTTGCAGGCGGAGATCAAGGACGTGGCCGCCGCCCGCACGCTGGCCGAGGTGATGCGGCGGCGCGATCTCGTCGACCGGGTCGAGGTGATCTCGTTCCACGACGAGGCGATCGCCGAGATCACGCAGCTGGTGCCGGGGGTGCGGACCGCCCTCGTGGCCAGCCGCTGGGGCAACGACGTGGTGGACCGCGCGAAGGCGGTGCGCGCCACCCGGCTGGTACTCAACGTCCGGCGGATCACACTGGAACTGGTGGAGAGGGCCCACGCAGAGGGGCTGACGGTGGTCGGCTGGGTGGTGAACACCCAGGACCATCTGCGGCTGGCCCGCGGGCTCGGGCTCGACGGCGCGACCACCGACTTCCCGGAGATCCGCCGCGCGGGCCGGTTCACCGCATAG